Within Rhodopirellula halodulae, the genomic segment CTATTGGACGGGAAACGGTTGCGTCTGGACCGTCTGCCGCCGGAACCGTCACCGCGCGGAAGTGATCCATGGTTGATTGTGATCGCGATTTGCATGGTTTGCGGACTGTTGTATCTCGGCGCGTCGTTGTTTGTTCCTTTGACGATCGCCTTGCTCGCTTACCTGTCACTGCGTCCCGCGGTGGCAAAGCTTTGTCATTTTGGGGTGCCGAAAACGTTGGCGAGCATGTCCGTGATCTTGGTCGCGTTTTTGTCCGTTGCTTTGATCGCGACCGTGTTGTATTCGCCCGTTCAGTCTTGGATGCAGCGAGCCCCCGAAACGCTGCAACGGTTTCGTGGGAACTTTGATTCGTTGACTCAGAGACTGGACGAATTGGACGAGGCCGAAGAGTCCGTTCGAGAAACCGGCCGAGAAATCGGTGTGGAGCAGAAAGTAGAAATCGAAGTCGATCAACCGGAGTTGATTGATTCGTCGTATTTGATCAACACGACCGGGAATGTTCTCGCCTTCATCTTGGCGGTGGCGGTGCTGACGTTCTTTATGTTGGCCAGCGGGGACGACCTGCTCAATCGCATTTTGAATGTGTTGCCTGATGAGTCGCGACGCCGCGAGGTGGTGAAAACGATTGGCGATATCCAGGACAACGTCGGTCGCTATCTAGCTCAAATCAGTCTGATCAATTTCGGATTGGCGGTCGCGGTGACGCTTGTGATGTGGGGTGTCGGGATGCCGACTCCGATCCTGTGGGGCGTCTTGGCGGGACTCTTCAACTTCATCCCGTATGTTGGGCCACTGGGGGCCACCGGATTGGTTTTCCTGGCGGCGGGCAGTGCGTTTGATTCGACAAGCCGAGCCGTTTTGACCGCGATTGCGTTTTGGTTGGTGACCGCGGTCGAAGGGCAGTTTGTCACACCGGCGGTGGTCGGCCACACGTTGAAGGTCGGCCCCATCATCGTCTTGGTTGCCGTCGCATTTTGGGGAGTGATGTGGGGACTGCCCGGTGTTCTGCTGGCGGTTCCAATGTTGATCATGATGCGTCAGATCTTTGCCGCGTTTGAATCGACTTTCCCACTCGCGGTGGTGTTGGGCGAATCGGCGTGCGATCCATCTCATTCAGATTGCGAACCAGTCAAAGAAGATCAGCCCATCGCCGAGATGGCGCAGGCCAACGGCTGAATTCGCGTCAGCCGTCGGGTGGCTGGTACGGTGTTTGCGAGAGTAGCGATGAAAATCAAGTTGGTTCGATCACCTCGTTCCGACAGACTTCATCAACTCTCGCACGTAGGATCCCTCCGATGTCCACGACCTCCGCGTCACGATTCTCTTGGCATGGTTTTCAAGAAGCTCGTTTGCCCAAGGTGCCTTCCTGGGTAGAAACGCTGGGAAGAGCGGGGCACATCGCCAAAGGCGTGGTTTATTTCATCGTCGGCTTTCTCGCCTTTCGTGTGACGATTGGTGCGGGAGGCGAGGTTGGTGGAGCCCGCAATGCAATCCAAGAAATTGGACAGCAGCCCTACGGAAAAGCCATGTTGGGTCTGGTTGCCATCGGATTGTTGGGCTACACGGCTTGGCGTTGGGTGCAGGCCGCCAAAGACACCGAGGGCGCGGGGACAGACACGAAAGGTTTGGTGAAACGGACTGGATACGCGATCAGTGGATTGACGTATCTGTTGCTTGGCGGCTACGCGGGTTCGCTCGCGTTGGGACTTGGCGGTTCATCATCGGGTGGTAATTCGCAAGCGTCTTTCTTGTTGGACAGTACGGCGGGCCGAGTGGTGTTGGGCATCGCTGGGGCAATCACGATCGGTGTGGGAATTTACTTCATGATCAAAGGCTATCAAGCGAAGTTCATGTCGAAGTATCACCTGGCTGAAATGAGCAACACCTTCCGCCAAGCCGCTTTGCATGCGGGGCGAATTGGGTTGATCACTCGCGGAATTGCGTTCGCCATCATCGGGTACTTTCTGGCTCAATCGGCGTGGCAAGGAACCGGAGGCGGGGAGATCGCAGGAATGGGAGATGCGCTTTCCGCGATCGCCAGCCAGACTTATGGGCGGATTTTGCTGGGCGTGGTCGGGTTTGGATTGATGGCGTACGCGGTGCACATGGCACTTTTAGGCTGCTATCGCCGTTTCAACGTGGCGAGCTGAGTCGTCGCTGGCTGATCGGTTCGTTTAGGGGCGTGTCGTCTCGCCTTGGCGGCTTTTTCTGTTGTTTCAGGTCGCATTGTTGCACAACAGGCCATTGGATTGCGTTACGTTAAGGCGTTGCGAGCAAATCGAGTCGATCGCGTGTCCAGCGGGGCGATCGGGAATTGCTCCGCCAATCGAATTGAAATTGGCTCGCACGACGTTGTGAGCGTCCGTTGAACTTCAGCGTGATGCGTCCGCAACCGTCGTTTCCGTTTCATTCGATTCGCATGGGTGGAGTTCAATGTCAGCCGAAGCATCCCCAGTGTTCCAAGTGCCCGGTAACGATTCCGAAATGGAAGCCGCCGGAGCCAAAGCCCGCAAAACGTTTCGCTACTTCTGGCGAGAGATGTCGTGGGAGCGGCGGCGAATTATTCCGGGTTTGTCGCTGGCGGCGATCAAGGCGACGTTTCGTGATCCGCCTGAAATGCAATCGACGGATCCCGATGCTTTGGAAGCGGAGCACATGTGGTTGGTGGATGTCGATTTCGATGGTCGGCGTTTGCAGGGGACGCTGATCAATTCGCCTCAGTCGTTGCAATCCATCGACGAGGGCGATCGTGTGACCGTCGCTGGCAAGCAGCTTTGCGATTGGATGTATGTGATCGGTGACAATGTTTATGGTGGTTTCACCGTGGACCTGATGCGGTCACGGATGGGCAAGTCGGAACGCAAGCAACACGACCAGGCATGGGGATTTGACTTCGGCGAGGTCGGCATCGTGAATTTGGTGCCTCCGGACTACATCGGCGATGAACCGCCCGCGAAAAAGGGGCTGTTTTCACGATTCAGTCATCCGGAAGTGTCGCCGCAGGATTACGACAAGGTGGCGGCAACGGAGCATCCGATGTCGGTCAACATACGTGAGTCACTGGAGGAAACCCTGTCGGAAAATCCAGACATGGTCCACGAGTTGGATGACAACGGATACACGTTCTTGCATCAGTTGTCTTTGGCGGGATCGTTGGATGGCGTCGATGTCTGTTTGAAACACGGAGCGGATCCCAATCGAAAGGCGTCCAACGGGATGACGCCCTACGCGTTGGCAAAATGTCTGGGATGGAAACGCGTGATGGCTCGACTGCAAAATGCGATGACCGATTGAGTTATATTGGGTTCATCACCCGAATTTCCTCCGTTCATCGATTTGGCATGAATCACTGCGTTCGACTGTTTGCCGTTCTGTTGCTCGGATTGCCTTGCTACACCGCCGCACACGCGGATTCAAAACGCACTCCCGTAAGAGTCGCGATGGCTCAGATCGTTTGTATCGACAGCGATCGCGATGGGAACTTGCGTCGAATTGAAAACGCGGTGCAAGAGGCAGCCTCGCGGGAGGCCGATCTGGTTTGTTTCCCCGAAACCGCGCTGTACGGTTGGGTCAATCCGAGCGCCCATGAGTTGGCGGATACGATTCCTGGACGCGACTCCGACGCGCTGGCCGCGATTGCGAAACGTCACCAGGTGATGTTGTCCGTCGGGTTGGCGGAAAAGGACGGAGAATCGCTCTATGATTCCGCGGTGTTGATCGATTCCGATGGCACCATCCTGTTGAAGCATCGCAAGATCAACGTGCTGACACATTTGATGCAGCCACCCTATCAAGCTGGCACCGACGTCGAGACCGTGGAGACTCGGTTCGGACGAATGGGGGTGTTGATCTGTGCGGATACCTTTGATGATTCGGTCGTCGAGCGAATGCAAACGCAGCGTCCCGATTTGCTCGTCGTGCCCTATGGCTGGGCCGCGCGAGCCGAAGACTGGCCAAAGCACGGGGAGTCGTTGAAGGCAACCATTTCACGAGCGACGAAGCGGATCGGTTGCACCATCGTCGGAACCAATCTGGTCGGAGCCATCAGCGGTGGGCCGTGGCAAGGCATGATTTACGGCGGTCAAAGTTATTGCGTAAGCGCCGACGGTGAAGTCCTATGCCAAGGTACCGACCGCGATCGAGAAATCAGCGTTTTCGATGTCGCGGTCGGGAACGCCGTCGGTGATGTGGTCGATCAAAACTA encodes:
- a CDS encoding DUF2314 domain-containing protein; the protein is MSAEASPVFQVPGNDSEMEAAGAKARKTFRYFWREMSWERRRIIPGLSLAAIKATFRDPPEMQSTDPDALEAEHMWLVDVDFDGRRLQGTLINSPQSLQSIDEGDRVTVAGKQLCDWMYVIGDNVYGGFTVDLMRSRMGKSERKQHDQAWGFDFGEVGIVNLVPPDYIGDEPPAKKGLFSRFSHPEVSPQDYDKVAATEHPMSVNIRESLEETLSENPDMVHELDDNGYTFLHQLSLAGSLDGVDVCLKHGADPNRKASNGMTPYALAKCLGWKRVMARLQNAMTD
- a CDS encoding AI-2E family transporter is translated as MIESIQQPSERKLLDGKRLRLDRLPPEPSPRGSDPWLIVIAICMVCGLLYLGASLFVPLTIALLAYLSLRPAVAKLCHFGVPKTLASMSVILVAFLSVALIATVLYSPVQSWMQRAPETLQRFRGNFDSLTQRLDELDEAEESVRETGREIGVEQKVEIEVDQPELIDSSYLINTTGNVLAFILAVAVLTFFMLASGDDLLNRILNVLPDESRRREVVKTIGDIQDNVGRYLAQISLINFGLAVAVTLVMWGVGMPTPILWGVLAGLFNFIPYVGPLGATGLVFLAAGSAFDSTSRAVLTAIAFWLVTAVEGQFVTPAVVGHTLKVGPIIVLVAVAFWGVMWGLPGVLLAVPMLIMMRQIFAAFESTFPLAVVLGESACDPSHSDCEPVKEDQPIAEMAQANG
- a CDS encoding carbon-nitrogen hydrolase family protein, encoding MNHCVRLFAVLLLGLPCYTAAHADSKRTPVRVAMAQIVCIDSDRDGNLRRIENAVQEAASREADLVCFPETALYGWVNPSAHELADTIPGRDSDALAAIAKRHQVMLSVGLAEKDGESLYDSAVLIDSDGTILLKHRKINVLTHLMQPPYQAGTDVETVETRFGRMGVLICADTFDDSVVERMQTQRPDLLVVPYGWAARAEDWPKHGESLKATISRATKRIGCTIVGTNLVGAISGGPWQGMIYGGQSYCVSADGEVLCQGTDRDREISVFDVAVGNAVGDVVDQN
- a CDS encoding DUF1206 domain-containing protein, translated to MSTTSASRFSWHGFQEARLPKVPSWVETLGRAGHIAKGVVYFIVGFLAFRVTIGAGGEVGGARNAIQEIGQQPYGKAMLGLVAIGLLGYTAWRWVQAAKDTEGAGTDTKGLVKRTGYAISGLTYLLLGGYAGSLALGLGGSSSGGNSQASFLLDSTAGRVVLGIAGAITIGVGIYFMIKGYQAKFMSKYHLAEMSNTFRQAALHAGRIGLITRGIAFAIIGYFLAQSAWQGTGGGEIAGMGDALSAIASQTYGRILLGVVGFGLMAYAVHMALLGCYRRFNVAS